From the genome of Amycolatopsis sp. NBC_01488, one region includes:
- the cei gene encoding envelope integrity protein Cei produces MASGNGIGDRGARPYRKHKPLPALIVIGVLALGAIIVWINAAVGKGDVDEAVKCDPAASPPPGVTFSTLPHNALDDRAPVPPDKVAVKVLNASSTRGQGGIATTALKELGFTGAAEPANDPAYQGRVAKCRGQIRFGENGVTAARTLSLVVPCAELVQDNRKDASVDLVTGTLFGDLQPLPEARRILTQLADWSKTHQGGGSNEQSAGAKAPVIDQTLLASARDVAC; encoded by the coding sequence GTGGCGTCGGGGAACGGCATCGGGGACCGTGGGGCGCGGCCGTATCGCAAGCACAAGCCGCTGCCGGCGCTGATCGTCATCGGCGTGCTCGCGCTCGGCGCGATCATCGTCTGGATCAACGCGGCCGTCGGCAAGGGCGACGTCGACGAGGCCGTGAAGTGCGACCCGGCCGCGAGCCCGCCGCCGGGCGTCACGTTCAGCACCCTCCCCCACAACGCCCTCGACGACCGCGCGCCGGTGCCGCCGGACAAGGTCGCCGTCAAGGTCCTCAACGCCTCCAGCACCCGCGGCCAGGGCGGCATCGCCACCACCGCGCTGAAGGAGCTGGGCTTCACCGGCGCCGCCGAGCCGGCCAACGACCCCGCCTACCAGGGCCGCGTGGCCAAGTGCCGCGGCCAGATCCGCTTCGGCGAGAACGGCGTCACCGCGGCCCGGACGCTCAGCCTCGTGGTGCCGTGCGCCGAGCTGGTCCAGGACAACCGCAAGGACGCGAGCGTCGACCTGGTCACCGGCACCCTCTTCGGGGACCTGCAGCCCCTCCCGGAGGCCCGCCGGATCCTCACCCAGCTCGCCGACTGGTCCAAGACCCACCAGGGCGGCGGCTCGAACGAGCAGTCCGCGGGCGCGAAAGCCCCGGTCATCGACCAGACCCTGCTGGCCTCCGCCCGCGACGTCGCCTGCTGA
- a CDS encoding DUF4193 domain-containing protein, protein MATDYDAPRRSEADELAEDSLEELKARRNENQSGVVDVDEDATAENFELPGADLSGLSGEDMTVKVVPKQADEFTCSVCFLVHHRSRLAEESGGRLICRDCA, encoded by the coding sequence ATGGCTACCGACTACGACGCTCCGCGCCGCAGCGAAGCCGACGAGCTGGCCGAAGACTCGTTGGAGGAGCTCAAGGCCCGGCGGAACGAGAACCAGTCCGGCGTCGTCGACGTCGACGAGGACGCGACCGCCGAGAACTTCGAGCTGCCGGGTGCCGACCTCTCCGGGCTTTCCGGTGAGGACATGACCGTGAAGGTGGTGCCGAAGCAGGCGGACGAGTTCACCTGCTCCGTGTGCTTCCTGGTGCACCACCGCAGCCGCCTGGCCGAGGAGAGCGGCGGACGCCTGATCTGCCGCGACTGCGCCTGA